One genomic segment of Streptomyces niveus includes these proteins:
- a CDS encoding alpha/beta fold hydrolase, with product MGRAESGDGTLIAYRRTSGEGPPVIMVGGAFSTADAEAPLAALLAPRFSVITYDRRGRGSSGDTAPYAVEREIEDIAALLTEAGGSASVYGMSSGAALALEAAAAGLPITQLAVYEPPYDTGAAADVTDGAAYTARLDDLLVRGRRDEAVELFLSMVGVAPDVVARMRRATMWRGMTALAHTLAYDNAVMGPGRVPVERLARISARVMVVDGGASPPPMRVAARAVAAAVPRGRHRTLTGQVHEVAPHVLAPVLAEYFAAAA from the coding sequence GTGGGCAGGGCCGAGTCGGGTGACGGCACCCTCATCGCGTACCGGCGGACGAGCGGCGAGGGACCGCCGGTGATCATGGTGGGAGGGGCGTTCAGCACGGCGGACGCGGAAGCGCCGCTGGCGGCGCTCCTCGCACCGCGCTTCAGTGTGATCACCTACGACCGGCGGGGGCGCGGCAGCAGCGGCGACACGGCGCCGTACGCGGTGGAGCGCGAGATCGAGGACATCGCCGCCCTCCTTACGGAGGCGGGCGGCAGTGCCTCGGTGTACGGGATGTCGTCGGGCGCCGCCCTGGCGCTGGAGGCGGCCGCGGCGGGGCTGCCGATCACCCAACTCGCCGTGTACGAGCCTCCGTACGACACGGGTGCGGCGGCGGATGTCACGGACGGCGCGGCGTACACGGCGCGGCTCGACGACCTGCTGGTGCGGGGGCGGCGGGACGAGGCCGTGGAGCTGTTCCTGTCGATGGTCGGGGTGGCGCCCGACGTGGTGGCGAGGATGCGCCGGGCGACGATGTGGCGGGGTATGACGGCGCTGGCGCACACCCTCGCGTACGACAACGCCGTGATGGGTCCCGGCCGGGTCCCGGTGGAGCGGCTCGCCCGGATCAGCGCGCGGGTGATGGTCGTGGACGGGGGCGCGAGTCCGCCGCCGATGCGGGTGGCGGCGCGGGCGGTGGCCGCCGCGGTGCCGCGCGGGCGGCACCGCACCCTGACGGGTCAGGTGCACGAGGTGGCGCCGCATGTGCTGGCGCCGGTCCTCGCGGAGTACTTCGCCGCGGCGGCGTGA